The nucleotide window CATCATTCTTCTGATAATAGCGACGTCCACGACGTTTGCTAGGCTCAAGTTGCGGGAATACTTGCTCCCAATAACGTAGAACGTGGGATTTTAGCTGACAAATATCAGCCACCTCACCGATGGTGAAGTATTTTTTATCGGGCAACTCTATTTCAAGTTGCTCGGCAAATTGACTCTGATTCTTAGGCTTGGCCATGGTTGTCTATTTGAGCACGCAATTTTTGTCCAGGCTTAAATGTTACCACTCTTCTCGCAGAAATGGGAACATCTTCACCGGTTCTTGGGTTACGTCCAGGACGAGGGGCTTTATCACGCAGTTCGAAGTTACCAAAACCAGATAACTTGATTTGCTCACCAGAGACCAATACATCACTGATTTCATCGTAGAACTGTTCAACCAACTCTTTAGATTCTCGTTTGTTAAAACCAAAAGTATCGGCTAGGTCTTGTGCAATGTCTGCTTTAGTCAACGTCATATGATTTTCCTATTACGTTTAGCTTGTTTTAATTATTATTGTTGTTGAGGTTCGATTAACGTAGTACTGCATTAACGGCTTTAGCAGCTGTTAAAATTTCAGCGACTAGGTTTTCAACCTCTTCATCTTGTAAAGTTCGGTCTTGATGCTGAATTCGCAAAGTAATCGCTATACTCTTTTGCGTTTCATCAATACCTTGACCACGATAGATATCAAAAATATCTACCGACTGTAAAATGTCCGATTCAACTGAAGTCACTGCATCGATTAACTCTTGAACACGCTGGTTCGCGTCCATAACAAAAGCCAAATCACGCTGAACTTCAGGGAACTTGGAGATAGCCGATGCCTTTGGCACATCCATGGTCAACAGAGCATCTTGGCGGATCTGGAACATAAAGACCGTACCACTGACACCCATGGTTTTCACCAACTGCGGATGCAGTTGTCCCATGACACCAATCTCAGTACCATCTAAGGTAATCGAGGCTGATTGCCCAGGGTGTAGTGCCGGATTGCTGCATGTTTCAAAACGTACTTTATCCAATTTATGACTCATACTTAGCAATGTTTCAACATCGCCTTTTAAATCATAAAAGTCTGCGTTGCGTGAATCCATATCCCAACCAGCAACTTTGGCAGGCCCAACAATCGCACCACCAAACATCGGAACTTGGGTTGCGCCGGTTGGTTCCGATTCATTCTTATAGAACACCAAGCCTGTTTCAAATAATCGTACACGGGCTTGCTGGCGGTTCTGATTGTAAGCCATACTCTGTAACAGCCCTGTAAACAGAGTGGTACGCATCGCTTTCATATCATCCGAGATTGGGTTTTTCAACAGGATATAAGGCAAATCAGGAGCAATCGCCTTTTGCTTGTCTTCAGCCACAAAGCTATAAGTGACCACTTCGTTATAACCACGCTGCACCAAACCGGTTTTTAAAGCTTTCAATGACTGCTCTGACTCTGGGAGTTCATTCAATGTCATTGGCGCCATTACAGGAGTTTCTGGTAAGTTGTTATAACCGTAAACCCGCCCTATCTCTTCAATCAGGTCCATTTCAATCGCCATATCAAAACGGAAACTTGGTGCGGTTACCGTCCAACCAGCATCACTATCTTGAATCGCAAAGCCTAGGTCGGTAAAAATCTGCTGAACTTGTTCGTCAGCAACCGCTACCCCCAAACGATTGGCAATGGTTTCACGGCGTAATTCAATCACCGCTGGTTTAGGTAAATATATTTCTGAAACAATCGATTCAAACGAACTAACTTCACCACCGGCAATTTCAGTAAACAGTTGTAATGCACGGTTTAACGCACGCTCTGGCAACATTGGATCAACACCACGCTCAAAGCGCATTGATGAATCGGTATGTAAACCATATTGACGCGCCTTACCGGTAATCGCCAAACGTGAAAAATGCGCACATTCAAAGAAGATTTTAGTCGTGCTGTCAGTCACAGAAGTAGACAAACCACCCATAATACCGGCCAGCGCAATTGCCCCGCTATCATCAGCGATAACAAGCGTATCATCTGCAAGGGTGATTTCCTTTTCATCCAAGGTAACTAGCTTTTCCCCTGCTTTGGCCATTCGAACTTGAATATCGCCTTGTAAAGCATCCAAGTCAAAAGCGTGCATTGGCTGGCCTAACTCCATCAATACATAGTTGGTGATATCCACGACTAGGCTTAATGAACGCAGACCAGAACGCTGTAACTTTTGCACCATCCACGCAGGCGTTTTGGCATTGGCATCAAAACCGGTTACTACACAACCTACATATTTAGGACATGCCTGCGATTCTGTCACCACCACATTTTGTGTACATGCCGTTGAGCCAGCCATATCCTGATCGACAAAAGGCTGAGTAAACGGTGCGCCACTGATTGCGTGAACATCACGTGCTAGACCCAACACACTGAAACAATCGGCACGGTTAGGTGTTAAATCCACATCAATACTCGAATCGTTCAAATCCAGGTATTCACGAATATCCATACCTATCGGCGCATCACTAGGTAAAACATGCAACCCATCAACACCATCATCAGGCAAACCGATTTCCGTTGCACCACACAGCATTCCATTGGATGGTACACCGCGTAGTTTCGCGGCTTTGATTTTGAAATCCCCTGGTAAAACTGCGCCCACTTTCGCGCAACAGGCTTTCATACCGGCAACCACATTCTTGGCACCACAGACAATCTGTACAGGTTCCGCTTCACCGACATCCACTTGGGTGACATTCAATTTGTCTGCATCGGGATGCTTTTCAACTGAAAGCACATGCCCCACTACAACATTGGTAAAGGCTCCTGCAACCGGTTCAGCGCCATCCACTTCCAGGCCGGCTAAACTTAATGCTTCAGATAATTCATTGGTGTCCCATTGTGGATTTGTCCACTCTCTTAGCCAATTTTCACTAAATTTCATATTTCTATTCTCACCAGGCCTGGTTATTTAAACTGTTGAAGAAAACGTAGGTCGTTTTCAAAGAATTGACGTAAGTCTTTGACGTTGTAACGCAACATCGCAAGACGCTCCACACCCAACCCGAAAGCCAGGCCGGTGTATTCATCTGGATTGATACCGACGTTTTTTAGTACATTAGGGTGCACCATTCCGCAACCTAACACCTCAATCCAACGACCATCACCGAATAAATTGGTGGCAATATCGACTTCGGCAGAAGGTTCGGTAAATGGGAAGTAAGATGGTCTAAAACGAACCTTAAGCTCATCGTCTTCAAAAAACTTACGTAAAAATTCAATAATCAATGTACGCAACTGTGCAAAACTGGCATTTTTTTCGATAATCAAACCTTCAACCTGATGGAACATAGGTGTATGGGTTTGGTCAGAGTCACAACGATATACACGGCCAGGAGCGATGATTCTCAAAGGAGGCTGTTTGTTCTCCATGGTACGAATCTGCACACCTGAAGTATGAGTTCTTAACACGGTGTTTTCGCTAATATAGAAAGTATCGTGCATCGCACGAGCTGGGTGCGTTTCGGGGATATTCAATGCTTCGAAGTTATGCCAGTCATCCTCAATCTCAGGGCCAGTTTCCACATCAAACCCCGCATTGGCAAACAAGGTTTCAATACGAGTCAAGGTACGAGTAACAGGATGCAAGCTACCTACATCGGCATCGCGCCCAGGAAGCGTGATATCGACAGTTTCTTCAGCCAACTTTTGAGCGAGCTTAGCATCATCCAACTCTTTCTTTTTGGCGTTTAATAAACTTTGCACAGCTTGCTTGGCTTCATTGATGACCTGACCAGCCTTAGGGCGCTCCTCTGCAGAGAGTTTCCCTAAGGTCTTCATCATTTCAGTCAACTCCCCTTTCTTACCAAGAAAGTGAACTCGAAGCTCGTCTAATTTACTTAATTCTGTTACCTCAGCAACCGCGTCTTGCGCTTGTGAAAGTATATTTTGAAGGCGTTCTTGCATTTAATAAATGTCCCAAAACGGTTTAATAGATAGGAAACATTTCACTGAGATATTGGCAAGCCAATATACAAATTGAATTCATGAATCAATTCAATCAATAAAATCTTTCATAGCTATTATGTGAATAAATAAGGTATTGCGTATGGCTTAATTGAATGAAAAAAATAGGGGACCAAAGTCCCCTATTTAACTACTGGCCTAAACCAGTACGCAAATTAAGCTAATGCTGCTTTTGCTTTTTCAGCGATAGCAGTAAATGCTGCCGCATCATGAACTGCGATATCAGCCAATACTTTACGGTCAACTGCAATACCTGCAACATTTAGACCGTTAATGAAACGGCTATATGTCATGTTGTTCATACGAGCTGCTGCGTTGATACGAGCAATCCATAAACGACGGAACTGACGCTTTTTAGTGCGACGGTCGCGGTATGCATACTGACCAGCTTTGATTACTGCTTGCTTAGCAACGCGAAATACTTTGCTACGCGCTCCGTAATAACCTTTAGCTGCTTTTAATACTTTGTTGTGTCTACGGCGTGCGATGACACCTCTTTTAACTCTTGCCATTTCTCAAATCTCCAATTAAGCGAACGGTAGCATGCGGCGAACCATCGCTACATCGTGATCGTGAATCATACTTCCAGAACGAAGTTGACGCTTACGCTTAGTCGACTTCTTAGTCAGAATATGACGAAGGTGAGATTGTTTACATTTGAAACGACCTGAGCCAGTTTTTGAGAAGCGCTTTTTAGCACTACTGTTTGTTTTCATCTTTGGCATTGAATGAAACTCCGCATTTAAGTGATACTCAATAAATTGAGCCACTTCAGTTTTATATTAAACCTAATCAAATTAACAATTAGATTCATTCTTGGAACAACGAACAGCACTGAGGAAGCTGCACCAGAAATCTGTTTATATAAAACAAACAGACCCCAGCTGTTGTATAGCAATTCAAAATGGTTAACTAATTAACCCTTTAAGATTGCTTTTTCTTAGTTGGAGCAACCATCATTTGCATCTGACGGCCTTCCATCTTAGGCATCTGTTCAACGGTCGCAACCTCTTGAATATCATCCCTAACACGTTCCAACATTTTAAGTCCCAGTTCCTTATGAGTGATTTCGCGACCACGGAACCAAATGGTTACCTTGACACGATCTCCCTTTTCTAGGAATTTCAGCAGGTTGCGTAGTTTGACCTGATAATCTCCCTCCTCAGTTCCTGGGCGAAACTTAACTTCTTTAACCTGGACTTGCTTCTGCTTTTTCTTAGCTTCATGCTGCTTTTTCTGCTGCTGGTAAAGATATTTACCATAGTCCATGATCTTACAAACTGGTGGATTAGCTTTCGCAGTAATTTCAACCAGATCTAACCCCGCTTCTGCTGCCTGAGCTAAAGCATCTTGGATGGATACAACACCGGCCTGTTCGCCTTGTGCATCAATCAGTCGTACCTCAGGTGTAGCTGAAATGGCTTTGTTAATTCTGTCTTTTGGTGCTTCTGGTTGTTGTGGTCGACCACGACCACCTCTTCTAATTGCTATAGCAACATCCTCCAATTAATTAATCTTTTCAATGCATCTGTATTACGTGTAAAACTATTGTTGAGTTTCTACTACACGTCCTAGCTGAGCAATGTCTGTTGTTAGCATGCTAACAAGTGTTTCAAAATCGTAAGAACCTAGGTTTTCACCATTTCTTGCACGAACATTGACCGTTCCGTTTTCCATTTCTTGATCACCTACAACCAAAATATATGGAACACGTTGCATTGTGTGTTCGCGAATTTTAAACCCAACCTTCTCATTTCTCAAGTCCGATTCGACTCTAAACCCATGTTTTTTCAATTTTTTAGTCATTTTAACCACATATTCGCTGTGGACATCGGCAATTGGAGCGATAACACATTGAACCGGAGCCAACCAAGTTGGGAAGCGTCCTTCATAATGTTCGATCAAAATACCGACAAAACGCTCAAGCGAACCAAGAATGGCACGATGAATCATTACTGGGTGATGTTTCTCATTGTCTTGACCAATATAGACCGCATTCAATCGCTCTGCTTGAGTCATTGAGAAATCCAACTGAATGGTTCCACACTGCCAAACACGACCGATACAATCTTTTAACTGGAATTCAATCTTAGGACCGTAGAAAGCACCTTCACCAGGCTGTAATTTATAATCTAAACCTGCATCTTGCAACGTTGCTTCCAGTGCTTGCTCGGCTAAATCCCATACTTCATCCGAACCCACTCGTTGCTCTGGGCGAGTTGAGAACTTAACTGCAATATTATCGAAACCGAAATCCGCATAGGTTTCAAACACCAAATTGATACACGCCTGCACTTCGTCTTTAATCTGCTCTTCAGTACAGAAAATATGCGCATCATCTTGAGTGAACGAACGTACACGCATCAAACCATGCAACGTCCCGGAAGGTTCATTACGGTGAACAGTACCAAATTCAGCGATGCGAATCGGTAAATCACGGTAACTGTTCAAGTGACGGTTATACACCTGGATATGTCCAGGACAGTTCATTGGTTTAACCGCATAGTCACGGTTATCCGTCTCGGTAGTAAACATATTGTCTTTGAATTTGTCCCAATGCCCTGACTTTTCCCAAAGCGAGCGATCAAGAATCAATGGGGTACGAATCTCTTGGTAATCGTTCTCAACTAATTGACCACGCATATACTCTTCAACGATACGGTATAAAGTCATGCCTTTCGGATGCCAAAAAGCCATTCCTGGAGCCAAGTCTTCGACATGGAATAAATCTAAGGTTTTACCAAGTTTACGATGGTCACGCTTCTCCGCTTCTTCCATCATATGTAGGTAATCTTTCAAAGACTGCTTATCTTCAAAAGCCACACCGTAGATACGCTGCAACATTTTATTTTCTGAGTTGCCGCGCCAATAAGCACCTGCTACATGTGTCAATTTAAGCGCTTTGATGAACCCCATATTCGGCACATGCGGCCCTACACACATATCGACATATTCTTCATGGAAATAGAAACCGAATTCAGTCTCATTTGGTAAGTCACGAATCAATTCTAATTTGTAGTCTTCACCGCGCGCTTCAAAAGTAGCAATCGCCTCTTCACGTGAAAGCATCTTCTTCACGACAGGGTATTTTGTTTTAGCCAGCTCCTGCATACGCTTCTCGATTTTTTTCAAATCGTCTGGCGTGACCTTATATTCCATATCGATGTCATAATAGAAGCCGTTTTCAACAACTGGACCTATCGCCATCTTCACATCAGGATATAACTGCTTTAACGCATGACCCAACAAATGGGCACATGAGTGGCGCATGATGTGAACACCGTCTTCATCTTTCATGGTGATGATTTCTAACGATGCATCTTCCGTGATTAAATCGCATGCATCCTTTAACTGTCCGTTAACACGTCCAGCTACCGTTGCTTTTGCAAGCCCTGTCCCAATGCTTTCCGCCACTTGCATGACTGAAACAGCTTCATCAAATTGTTTTGTAGAACCATCTGGTAACGTAATGATTGGCATCGATTTATTCTCTTCATAGATCGTTTAAAAAATTAGCCAGTTATTTTAGCATTTTCTAATACAAGATATTTAGCTTTTAATTGGATTTTATTACTGAAATAAGCACTTAACGCCATCAGACAAGATGATTGGAAATTTGAATCGCGAAACTCACCAGGCCTGGTGAGCTTGCAGTAGAAAAACATTGAACAAAGCTAAACGGTTAGCCCCTCGCCAATCGCTGCGCTGAGACTGACTAAAAATTCATGGCTTCAGCATCATTAAGCGCCACTTGCAACAACTCGTCATACTTTTCCAAGGGTAATTTGAAATAGTCCAATGACTTCAAGAGCAAGGCTGAAGGCTCTTCTCGATCTTCATCATTGATATCGGCAATCCCATTATCGAATCCTAATCTAAATACCCCTTGCTCGGACAAGAAAGTCAGATGCGCTATAGGCTTAAATGCATCATCCGCCTTGCCTGGATTATGGTGAAATGCCACCCCCATAACTACCTCTACGGGAAACCCCCACTGCTGCAGCAACCTCGCACTCATCAATGGATGATAAGTGTTGAAGATTTTATTTTCCGCCATCGGCAACTTAGAGATGTCATAATCGGTAAGTTTGATCACCTCCAGGTACTTATCCCTATCCTCGGTTGCGAGAAGATAAATACCGATATCACGCAATAAGCTCGCTAAAAACGCCTCTCCAGAATCCAGTTTTAAAAATTTCGCTAAATTTTGCGCCACCAACCCAGATAAAAATGCGTGCTTTAAAAAATGCTTGTCACTAAAAGGCGGTTTTCTCTTGACCGTACTCTGATAATTGATAGCATGAGCCATTAAACGGACTTCTTGATAACCAATCAAAACAATAGCATCAGACAGAGCTGTCACTTTGTTTCCCATCGAATATCTTGCGCTATTGGCCAACTCGATCAACCTGGTGACCATTCGCGGGTCTTGCGCCACTAGAGAGACAATATCATCCACACTGATATTGCTATCACTGGCAATTGCTCGCTCTAACTTCATCAAGGCCTCAGGAAAGTGAGGCAAAGCATCTAAAGACTTTAAACGCTCCAAAATCTCTTTACTTGGATTAGGGGTTGCAACATTACTCATTTATATACCTTTACTCTTTTTAGTTTCACAGCAAACTTAGCCCACCTCTTGAATAAGCCTACGCCATTTACAGCATTTCATTTTAAACAATATTCAGGTACAATCCGCACATTTTTTAAAACCATAAAAATCAATCAGATAGCTTTATTGAGCTGTAGTCATATTAAACCATAACTAGAGTTAAAAACTAATAGAGCTATTGTTCGCCAGGGGCGGCTATTTTATCTAGCCTGAGATTTCGATACTGAAAGACCCTTTGAACCTGATCCAGTTAATACTGGCGTAGGAACGGCAAACATACCACAAGAATCAGCATTCAGCCTCACCTCGTAAGGTCTTGTTTCTTTTTTTGAGTTTCAAAACTCAAGCTTGTGTATTGCCTTCCTCGCTAAAAAGGACAACACACATGAATATCAAATTAAAACCGATAACGCTTGCCATTAGCACTCTACTGTTAAGCACGCCGATTATGGCAGAAGAGCTTGCGCCAATCATAGTCAATGCAGATTTACGCCAATCAACAGAACAAGACCTTCCTGCAAGTGTGGATGTGAAAACGCAAGCCGATTTACAAGATCAAGGTGCAACCCATTTTGACGATGTCCTTTTAAAAACCCCTAACGTCAACTACTCAGGACAAAGCTCGCGTGCCCGCCACATTCAAATTCGCGGCATCGGTGAGCGTGACGAATATACTGGCGCACCCAACTCAAGCGTTGGTTTTGCCATTGACGATATCGATTTCAGCGGCATTGGCATGGTCGGCAATCTATTTGATGTCAAGCAGGTTGAAGTATTACGCGGCCCACAAAATACACGTTATGGCCAAAGCGCCATTGGTGGTTTAATCAATATCCAAACCAATGACTCTACCGCTGAAGAAGAAGGCATGGCTGAACTGACCATTGGTCAAGACAACTTGAAAGAATTCGGTATCGTGACAAGCGGCCCTATCAACACCAAAGAAAATGCACCACAATATCGTTTATCTATCTTCAAACACGGCAGTGATGGTTTCCGTACCAATGAAACATTGGATAGAACCGATACCAATGGTCGTGATGAACTCACTTTACGCGGGAAGATGCGTTTCTTCCCAGATTCAGACACAACCGTTGATGTATCTGTGATTCATGCTGATTTGAATAATGGTTATGATGCCTGGTCTGCCGATAATACCTTTACAACCTTGTCAAACGATCCAGGTAAAGACACTCAATTATCTAATGCTGCATCATTGAAGGTTAATTGGAAAGGCAATGCCAATTACGTCCTAGAAAGCAAAACAAGTCTCGCAAACTCAGACATGAAATATGGTTATGATTATGACTGGGGACCAACTACTGCTTGGGGCGCCAATTATGAAAACCAAAAAGAGCGCAAGACCTATAGTCAAGAACTACGTTGGTTATCAACTCCAAAATCTAGATTATTTAACAATACAGATTGGTTAGTCGGGCTATACGCATCCCACCTAGATGAAACTAATCATGAAAACGATGCGGGCTGGCTATCTTCCAGTGATTATACAATCAACAAATTCGCTGGCTTCGGTCAATTAGATATTCACACAAACAACAAGACGACCATCACGGCAAGCCTAAGAGCTGAACGTAATGATAGTACATATAAAGATGACTACAACCGTTTTGACCCAGATGAAATGCTATGGGGAGCAAGCTTAAGCTATAGTTATAAATACAACGATAAACATGCGGCCTATGCAGGTATCACGCGTGGTTACAAAACTGGAGGCTTCAACTCTGACTTAGCCGGAACGGCTAATGAGAGTTTTGATTCTGAAACCCTTTATAATTATGAAATCGGTTTAAAATCAAACTATAAAGAATATGGTTTAAAGACAAGCACTACTTTCTTCTATATGGATAGACACAATCCTCAATTTGACGGTTATACCGCACCGGCAGTTACAGGAATTGATCCTTGGCTTTTCTATACTGAAAACTTTGATTCCGCACAAAACTACGGTTTAGAAGGAAGCTTTAACTGGGCAAGCAATAAACACTGGAACCTATATGGTTCTGTAGGTTTAATCCAAACCAATGTTGAAGGAAATCCAGCTTCTAATTATTATGTAATCGTTGATCGTGAGCAAGCCCATGCCCCAAACTACCAAATGAATTTAGGTACAAAATACAGTGGTTCAAACGGGTTTTATGCTCAAGCCGATATAACCGCTGTTGATAAGTTCTATTTTGATAATGTACATAATTTTGAATCCAAGGCATATGTAGTTGCTAACGCTCGAATTGGTTATGAAACACCAGATTATGAAGTATACCTTTGGAGCAAAAACTTAACTGATGAACGTTATGCAACAAGAGGTTTTTACTTTGACCTAGATGGTTCTGGTGACCGAGGCTTTATCAGATTAGGCGACCCACGTCAGCTAGGTGTTACTGCTAGAGTTTACTTTTAATTCTTAGTGGATTAGCAATACAATTAAGGGCTCGTCTGAGCCCTTATTGCTTTCTGACACACTGACAGGAACTCGTCATGAAAATATCCGTTGAAATAAGTATGTACCCCTTACTTGAACAGTACCGTCCGCCTATTATTGATTTTATTGATAGACTCTCTCAAAATCCGGGGATTGAAATTGAATACGGCAGAATGAGTACCTTTATTTTTGGTGAATACCAGCAAATCATGCCTATGCTCCAAACCGAAATACACACCACCTTAAAAGAGATTCCAGAAAGTGTTTTTATTATCAAACTTTCTGGTGGTTGCCACTAGAACATCAATTAAGAGAATATTGCCATGCCTAAAACCCAAGGATATGAATCCCACGCGACCACTTATGATGAGTGGTTTGATGAAAATCCAGACATCTACCAAGCTGAGATAGAAGCCATCAAAAAACTGCTTCCTGAAGGGAAAGGTAT belongs to Thiomicrorhabdus immobilis and includes:
- a CDS encoding integration host factor subunit alpha, producing MTLTKADIAQDLADTFGFNKRESKELVEQFYDEISDVLVSGEQIKLSGFGNFELRDKAPRPGRNPRTGEDVPISARRVVTFKPGQKLRAQIDNHGQA
- the pheT gene encoding phenylalanine--tRNA ligase subunit beta; translated protein: MKFSENWLREWTNPQWDTNELSEALSLAGLEVDGAEPVAGAFTNVVVGHVLSVEKHPDADKLNVTQVDVGEAEPVQIVCGAKNVVAGMKACCAKVGAVLPGDFKIKAAKLRGVPSNGMLCGATEIGLPDDGVDGLHVLPSDAPIGMDIREYLDLNDSSIDVDLTPNRADCFSVLGLARDVHAISGAPFTQPFVDQDMAGSTACTQNVVVTESQACPKYVGCVVTGFDANAKTPAWMVQKLQRSGLRSLSLVVDITNYVLMELGQPMHAFDLDALQGDIQVRMAKAGEKLVTLDEKEITLADDTLVIADDSGAIALAGIMGGLSTSVTDSTTKIFFECAHFSRLAITGKARQYGLHTDSSMRFERGVDPMLPERALNRALQLFTEIAGGEVSSFESIVSEIYLPKPAVIELRRETIANRLGVAVADEQVQQIFTDLGFAIQDSDAGWTVTAPSFRFDMAIEMDLIEEIGRVYGYNNLPETPVMAPMTLNELPESEQSLKALKTGLVQRGYNEVVTYSFVAEDKQKAIAPDLPYILLKNPISDDMKAMRTTLFTGLLQSMAYNQNRQQARVRLFETGLVFYKNESEPTGATQVPMFGGAIVGPAKVAGWDMDSRNADFYDLKGDVETLLSMSHKLDKVRFETCSNPALHPGQSASITLDGTEIGVMGQLHPQLVKTMGVSGTVFMFQIRQDALLTMDVPKASAISKFPEVQRDLAFVMDANQRVQELIDAVTSVESDILQSVDIFDIYRGQGIDETQKSIAITLRIQHQDRTLQDEEVENLVAEILTAAKAVNAVLR
- the pheS gene encoding phenylalanine--tRNA ligase subunit alpha, coding for MQERLQNILSQAQDAVAEVTELSKLDELRVHFLGKKGELTEMMKTLGKLSAEERPKAGQVINEAKQAVQSLLNAKKKELDDAKLAQKLAEETVDITLPGRDADVGSLHPVTRTLTRIETLFANAGFDVETGPEIEDDWHNFEALNIPETHPARAMHDTFYISENTVLRTHTSGVQIRTMENKQPPLRIIAPGRVYRCDSDQTHTPMFHQVEGLIIEKNASFAQLRTLIIEFLRKFFEDDELKVRFRPSYFPFTEPSAEVDIATNLFGDGRWIEVLGCGMVHPNVLKNVGINPDEYTGLAFGLGVERLAMLRYNVKDLRQFFENDLRFLQQFK
- the rplT gene encoding 50S ribosomal protein L20 codes for the protein MARVKRGVIARRRHNKVLKAAKGYYGARSKVFRVAKQAVIKAGQYAYRDRRTKKRQFRRLWIARINAAARMNNMTYSRFINGLNVAGIAVDRKVLADIAVHDAAAFTAIAEKAKAALA
- the rpmI gene encoding 50S ribosomal protein L35 gives rise to the protein MPKMKTNSSAKKRFSKTGSGRFKCKQSHLRHILTKKSTKRKRQLRSGSMIHDHDVAMVRRMLPFA
- the infC gene encoding translation initiation factor IF-3, with product MRRGGRGRPQQPEAPKDRINKAISATPEVRLIDAQGEQAGVVSIQDALAQAAEAGLDLVEITAKANPPVCKIMDYGKYLYQQQKKQHEAKKKQKQVQVKEVKFRPGTEEGDYQVKLRNLLKFLEKGDRVKVTIWFRGREITHKELGLKMLERVRDDIQEVATVEQMPKMEGRQMQMMVAPTKKKQS
- the thrS gene encoding threonine--tRNA ligase, with amino-acid sequence MPIITLPDGSTKQFDEAVSVMQVAESIGTGLAKATVAGRVNGQLKDACDLITEDASLEIITMKDEDGVHIMRHSCAHLLGHALKQLYPDVKMAIGPVVENGFYYDIDMEYKVTPDDLKKIEKRMQELAKTKYPVVKKMLSREEAIATFEARGEDYKLELIRDLPNETEFGFYFHEEYVDMCVGPHVPNMGFIKALKLTHVAGAYWRGNSENKMLQRIYGVAFEDKQSLKDYLHMMEEAEKRDHRKLGKTLDLFHVEDLAPGMAFWHPKGMTLYRIVEEYMRGQLVENDYQEIRTPLILDRSLWEKSGHWDKFKDNMFTTETDNRDYAVKPMNCPGHIQVYNRHLNSYRDLPIRIAEFGTVHRNEPSGTLHGLMRVRSFTQDDAHIFCTEEQIKDEVQACINLVFETYADFGFDNIAVKFSTRPEQRVGSDEVWDLAEQALEATLQDAGLDYKLQPGEGAFYGPKIEFQLKDCIGRVWQCGTIQLDFSMTQAERLNAVYIGQDNEKHHPVMIHRAILGSLERFVGILIEHYEGRFPTWLAPVQCVIAPIADVHSEYVVKMTKKLKKHGFRVESDLRNEKVGFKIREHTMQRVPYILVVGDQEMENGTVNVRARNGENLGSYDFETLVSMLTTDIAQLGRVVETQQ
- a CDS encoding HDOD domain-containing protein yields the protein MSNVATPNPSKEILERLKSLDALPHFPEALMKLERAIASDSNISVDDIVSLVAQDPRMVTRLIELANSARYSMGNKVTALSDAIVLIGYQEVRLMAHAINYQSTVKRKPPFSDKHFLKHAFLSGLVAQNLAKFLKLDSGEAFLASLLRDIGIYLLATEDRDKYLEVIKLTDYDISKLPMAENKIFNTYHPLMSARLLQQWGFPVEVVMGVAFHHNPGKADDAFKPIAHLTFLSEQGVFRLGFDNGIADINDEDREEPSALLLKSLDYFKLPLEKYDELLQVALNDAEAMNF
- a CDS encoding TonB-dependent receptor; this translates as MNIKLKPITLAISTLLLSTPIMAEELAPIIVNADLRQSTEQDLPASVDVKTQADLQDQGATHFDDVLLKTPNVNYSGQSSRARHIQIRGIGERDEYTGAPNSSVGFAIDDIDFSGIGMVGNLFDVKQVEVLRGPQNTRYGQSAIGGLINIQTNDSTAEEEGMAELTIGQDNLKEFGIVTSGPINTKENAPQYRLSIFKHGSDGFRTNETLDRTDTNGRDELTLRGKMRFFPDSDTTVDVSVIHADLNNGYDAWSADNTFTTLSNDPGKDTQLSNAASLKVNWKGNANYVLESKTSLANSDMKYGYDYDWGPTTAWGANYENQKERKTYSQELRWLSTPKSRLFNNTDWLVGLYASHLDETNHENDAGWLSSSDYTINKFAGFGQLDIHTNNKTTITASLRAERNDSTYKDDYNRFDPDEMLWGASLSYSYKYNDKHAAYAGITRGYKTGGFNSDLAGTANESFDSETLYNYEIGLKSNYKEYGLKTSTTFFYMDRHNPQFDGYTAPAVTGIDPWLFYTENFDSAQNYGLEGSFNWASNKHWNLYGSVGLIQTNVEGNPASNYYVIVDREQAHAPNYQMNLGTKYSGSNGFYAQADITAVDKFYFDNVHNFESKAYVVANARIGYETPDYEVYLWSKNLTDERYATRGFYFDLDGSGDRGFIRLGDPRQLGVTARVYF